In a single window of the Oryctolagus cuniculus chromosome 9, mOryCun1.1, whole genome shotgun sequence genome:
- the LOC103349040 gene encoding natural killer cells antigen CD94 isoform X1, with protein sequence MREEGVIYSNVRPQQRRRRPETRQSKDISSPSPWKIVAVILWIICLILLLSVGVLAAKLNQNLFQAEEYPTNISSDEAENETVWECPICPVNWHQYGENCYHVSRKELRWKECSQHCIGSGSSFLRLDIEEEMNFVKNLSKMECGLEQENFWISLYYNNKKLIWVWLDGTALTLDKLQLPENENVSNKCMLIKYGQIIAEDCQNTGYCICKKTPYSNVFKYSY encoded by the exons ATGCGTGAAGAGGGAGTAATTTATTCTAATGTGCGACCTCAGCAGAGAAGGCGAAGGCCTGAAACTCGCCAAAGCAAAG atatttcttctccttctccatgGAAAATTGTGGCAGTGATTCTGTGGATCATTTGCCTCATCCTGCTTCTGTCAGTAGGAGTTCTAGCCGCAAAGT TGAATCAGAACTTATTTCAAGCAGAAGAATACCCAACAAATATTTCTTCTGACGAGGCAGAAAATGAAACAG TTTGGGAATGTCCTATTTGTCCAGTCAACTGGCATCAGTATGGAGAAAACTGTTACCATGTTTCAAGAAAAGAGCTTCGTTGGAAAGAATGTTCTCAACATTGCATTGGTTCAGGTTCAAGTTTTCTCAGATTGGATATTGAAGAAGAGATG aattttgtaaaaaatttgtCAAAGATGGAATGTGGCTTAGAGCAAGAAAACTTTTGGATCAGTTTATATTACAATAACAAAAAACTGATATGGGTTTGGCTAGATGGCACAGCTCTTACTTTGGACAA GCTTCAACTTCCAGAAAATGAGAATGTCAGTAATAAATGCATGCTTATAAAATATGGCCAGATAATTGCTGAAGACTGTCAAAATACTGGCTATTGTATTTGTAAGAAGACACCATATTCAAATGTGTTCAAATATAGTTATTGA
- the LOC103349040 gene encoding NKG2-A/NKG2-B type II integral membrane protein isoform X2, which yields MREEGVIYSNVRPQQRRRRPETRQSKDISSPSPWKIVAVILWIICLILLLSVGVLAAKLNQNLFQAEEYPTNISSDEAENETVWECPICPVNWHQYGENCYHVSRKELRWKECSQHCIGSGSSFLRLDIEEEMASTSRK from the exons ATGCGTGAAGAGGGAGTAATTTATTCTAATGTGCGACCTCAGCAGAGAAGGCGAAGGCCTGAAACTCGCCAAAGCAAAG atatttcttctccttctccatgGAAAATTGTGGCAGTGATTCTGTGGATCATTTGCCTCATCCTGCTTCTGTCAGTAGGAGTTCTAGCCGCAAAGT TGAATCAGAACTTATTTCAAGCAGAAGAATACCCAACAAATATTTCTTCTGACGAGGCAGAAAATGAAACAG TTTGGGAATGTCCTATTTGTCCAGTCAACTGGCATCAGTATGGAGAAAACTGTTACCATGTTTCAAGAAAAGAGCTTCGTTGGAAAGAATGTTCTCAACATTGCATTGGTTCAGGTTCAAGTTTTCTCAGATTGGATATTGAAGAAGAGATG GCTTCAACTTCCAGAAAATGA
- the KLRK1 gene encoding NKG2-D type II integral membrane protein has translation MMGLIRDQRSHHSSEMSELHSCDFYLAKRDTSKRRKRRRFTPITSKWRENSPSIILAHFVAVAMGIRFIVMVTIWSAIFMSELLNKEVPVSSNESYCGPCSKDWIYYRNSCYWFSNERKSWYQSQASCIYQNSSLLKIYSRVDQDFLKLIKSYHWMGLVQIPTNGSWQWEDGSILSTDILPIIEMQNGSCAVYGSSFKGYTEDCSTPNTYICMQRIVQGTNQPLHKSG, from the exons ATGATGGGGTTGATACGTGACCAGAGGTCTCATCATAGCTCGG AGATGAGTGAACTCCATAGTTGTGATTTTTATCTGGCAAAACGTGATACTTCTAAACGACGGAAAAGGCGAAGATTTACACCGATCACAAGCAAATGGAGAGAAAACT CACCTTCAATTATTTTGGCCCATTTTGTTGCTGTAGCCATGGGGATCCGTTTCATTGTAATGGTAACAATATGGAGTGCTATATTCATGAGTG AATTATTGAACAAAGAAGTTCCAGTTTCTTCTAATG AAAGTTACTGTGGCCCATGTTCTAAAGACTGGATATATTATAGAAATAGTTGCTACTGGTTTTCTAATGAGCGCAAAAGCTGGTACCAGAGCCAAGCTTCTTGTATATATCAAAATTCCAGCCTTCTGAAGATATACAGTAGAGTGGACCAG gattttttaaaattgatcaaGTCATATCATTGGATGGGACTAGTACAAATCCCAACAAATGGATCGTGGCAGTGGGAAGATGGCTCGATTCTCTCAACTGACAT ACTACCAATTATTGAAATGCAAAATGGAAGCTGTGCAGTCTACGGCTCAAGCTTTAAAGGTTATACAGAAGACTGTTCAACTCCAAACACATACATCTGTATGCAGAGGATTGTGCAAGGAACCAATCAACCACTCCACAAAAGTggatag
- the SRPRB gene encoding LOW QUALITY PROTEIN: signal recognition particle receptor subunit beta (The sequence of the model RefSeq protein was modified relative to this genomic sequence to represent the inferred CDS: substituted 1 base at 1 genomic stop codon), whose translation MMELGLKPGMDALQYGNVSFWADSRRLGDGDGAGGAFQPYLDSLRQELQQRDRMVLSVVVALLAVLLTLVFWKLVRSRRSSQRAVLLLGLCDSGKTLLFVRLLTGHYRDTQTSITDSSATYRVNNNRGNSLTLIDLPGHESLRLQFLERFKTSARAVVFVVDSAAFQREVKDVAEFLYQVLIDSMSLKNTPSFLIACNKQDIAMAKSAKLIQQQLEKELNTLXVTRSAAPSTLDSSSTAPAQLGKKGKEFEFSQLPLKVEFLECSAKGGRGDPGSADIQDLEKWLAKIA comes from the coding sequence AATGTGTCTTTTTGGGCGGACTCCCGGCGGCTGGGGGACGGCGACGGTGCCGGGGGCGCTTTCCAGCCCTACCTAGACTCCTTGcggcaggagctgcagcagagGGACCGGATGGTGCTGTCAGTAGTGGTGGCGCTTCTCGCGGTGTTGCTGACGCTGGTGTTCTGGAAGCTCGTCCGCAGCAGAAGGAGCAGCCAGAGAGCGGTGCTGCTGCTCGGCCTTTGCGACTCCGGAAAGACATTGCTGTTCGTCAGGTTGTTAACAGGCCATTACAGAGACACCCAGACGTCCATTACAGACAGCTCTGCCACATACAGAGTCAACAATAATAGGGGCAATAGTCTGACCTTGATTGACCTCCCTGGCCATGAGAGCTTGCGGCTTCAGTTCTTAGAGCGGTTTAAGACTTCAGCCAGGGCTGTTGTGTTTGTCGTGGATAGTGCAGCATTCCAGAGAGAGGTAAAAGATGTGGCTGAGTTTCTGTATCAAGTCCTCATTGACAGCATGAGTCTGAAGAACACACCATCGTTCCTAATAGCCTGCAACAAGCAAGATATTGCAATGGCAAAATCAGCAAAGTTAATTCAGCAACAGCTTGAGAAAGAACTTAACACCTTATGAGTTACCCGTTCTGCTGCACCCAGTACACTGGACAGTTCCAGCACTGCCCCTGCTCAACTGggaaagaaaggcaaagaatTTGAATTCTCGCAGTTGCCCCTCAAAGTGGAGTTCCTGGAGTGTAGTGCcaagggtgggagaggggacCCCGGCTCCGCTGACATCCAGGACCTGGAGAAGTGGCTTGCTAAAATCGCCTGA